Below is a genomic region from Equus caballus isolate H_3958 breed thoroughbred chromosome X, TB-T2T, whole genome shotgun sequence.
TCCAAGTGGCCTTGAATCCTTAAATCTGCTGCTCTATAGGGTCTTCCTTAATCAAAACCATGTATTGAGACTAGACCTGTCCTAGGATGGCAGGCCACTTGGTTTGTGGCCATAGCAGTCACTTTTTAGGGATCCAGTTTCCTTGActctttttattttgcctttattaaGTTCTGGCCTTTAAAAGGCTAGTTTCTTTCTCCACCTTCTTTCTAAACACTTGTTTTATGCAAGTTTAGCTGCAGCTATGGGACACAGTTGGTCAGGAGCGTTTTTGCAGCCTAATTCCTAGCTACGTTCACGATTCAACTATTGCAGTGGTTATCTATGACATCACAAGTGGGTGTTAGGCCATGTTTTATGTGAAAAAGGGATTGAGGGACACAATAGGGAGGCTGGTAAGACTAGCAGAGAGGAAGGACAGATACATTACTTTCTCCAAATCTCCACTAAATCTTTCAAATTTCTGCAACACTTTCAATCACAGACATCAATTCTTTCAAGGACACAGCTTAGTGGGTAGATTATTTATGGGCAGAAAGTGGTGATGATGTCATCACCATGTTGGTGAGTAACAAGACTGATCTGAACAACAAAAGGTAAGGTATTACTACAACTTCTGGCATGCCTAGAGCTCAATCTCTATAGGGAGGATCTACTGCGCTCTATTTACTTGGGAGGATTACCAGTGTCAGGGATCAGAAAGGTCATGGGTTCAAGGCTTCTAGGGTTCCTGGTCCAAGAGAAGCATCATCATACCTCAGAGGGCTCTATCCCTATCTACTAATTCTGGGTCAGAAAGGTTCTTACCACTTTCTGGTTGGTCCCTTACATCATTTCTCATTTGTCCAGATGAGTCTCTGCAGAAGAGGGGGAAGAAAAACCCAGACACCTCAATGCAATGTTTACTGAGACCAGTGCCAAAACCAGTTACAAGGTGAAAAGTGTAATACCCATTTCTCTTTATGATACTTCCATTGCACTCTTGTCTCTAGCTAACCACCACTGCTTACTCTTTTGGATAACCTTGGCTTGTCCTATCGTGAGGTGGGGGTAAGGTTCACCTCCCTGTTGTATAGTGCAAAGGTCCAGAATCATGTCTCTGAACTTGaccttttattcttttgtgcATCACAATTCACACACACGCGGCTTCCGCCCTTCCTTCCAGATGTAATTCATCTCCACCGAAGGAAGAGGAGTGTGGAGCATATCCTTTCTCCTAGCTTTGCTGGGGTAGGGAGTGTACAAAGAAGGCAAACTTCCTTTGCTGAGTTGATGGTCAGGCCAATTATTCTGCCTGACTGATAATTAAGGGAAAATGGGACTAACTTCAGCCCAAAGTAGCTCCCTGGTTTGCCTTTAGGTGAAAGGGATCCTAAGATCAGAATTCCTCTTCTGTGTCTCCTAGAAGCTGCCCTGGGAGTTGAGATTTGACACCAGCCACCTTAATTACCTTCCTTAACACACACTTCAGTGTTTGAAATCCAACTGGAGCCCTCCAGAGAGTCAGGCATCAAAAGCCATTGTTCCTGTTGACAGCTTAGGCTCTTTGCCTAATTTGATGAATTTATTCCATTTGGGCTTCCCAGTACCAGTCCTCCTGCACCCTCAGGTTTATGGTTTAAATATTTGGCCACTTACTAAGCTTTCATCCAATTCCAGGGCTTAGGAGTAAAATGGAACACCTGAAAAGGCTATCATTTTTCTTGACTATCTCACAGCTATCAGGTGGAAAGTTCTTGCAGGGCCCAGGAATCCCACCTTACCTTCTCTGACTGCTAAAAGACatctatggggggggggggaatgcaGTTCTACAGCAGCTGGGATACCTTAGAGGCTGATATAGTTAATTCTCTACTGTTTTCTTGTCTACGCCCTCAATAAATGACTGGTCCTTTTGCCTCAGCCTCTTACTGCTTACGCCTTCTCCATGCTATACCTACACCTCCACAATGCAATTGCATCATACTGGGGCCCCAACACAGAGCCATTCCAAGTACCTCAAAGTGAGAACCAATTTAGGGCAGGGGGATTTTTGCCTCTTAGGCCTGTAGCACCTGGCTGGGACTTTGTACCATGTTTACTACACTTCTTGGATGAGTTGTTTTAAAGCCCATTAACCACAGACGGTCTCGGATCTCAACATTCAGTAGACTCAGCCAACATGCCTTTGTGTATCTCAGCCTCTAGTTTCTTTCTCAGACGGCCATTGGAGGGCAGCAAAGCAAACAGGCGCACAGAATAGGAGGGGATTTCACAGGAAGCAGACAGCTAAAACCTACCTCCAGCTCTGCTCACAAGGATGTTGTTACCTAACAATGGCACCAAGCCTCTAGAAGAGATATCATAGAGCTGGGATGGGATTTGTAGGAAGAGCCAGAAGTTCCTCATAGAGATACAGTACTACTATTCAGAACTGTTTCCCATATTTGAAGACTGACTTACTTTacttaaaaattcagatttccaGGTTCCAGCTCAGACCAACAGAATCACTCTCCAGGGGAAGGGCCTGGAAACCTGTATTTAAGCTTCCCAAGATTCTTTCAAGGCAAATTTGGGACTTTTGTTATGGGCGCACTTGACCCCATATCTCATTAGAAAACTTTCTATTCTGAATGGATATTTTGAACACGCCAATGGAAATGGCAGGAAGAATGGCTTGGAATCTCTAGCAAAGGACTGATAACTAAGGAACTAAGAACATGGCAGAAGGTTATGTGGGGGCTGGggtaaagaaaaaggagaaatcagcAGTCAGTAGTACTCAAACTAAAAGTCAGAAATTAGGAACTAATTTCTTACTGCTGTCCCTGAAAAGAAATATATCTAAGTCTCTCCCTTAGTTTATGTTCCAGATCAAAGaatttgggaaaggaaaagacagaactAGATTAACACTGCACCCTGCAAAGAAATGTCCAAAGCTCATGGGGGAAGGGGCACTGTTTCCTTCAATACCCCTCACCCTATGCCATTCCTTAGTTCCACTGTGGCTAAGGTTCCTGGGCCTCCTTAATGTTCCAGCCAGAGAGAGATACTTGTGAAGTACGCATAGTTTTGCTCTGTTACTTCCAGTGGCTCCTCTCTTTGGAAGAGCTTTTATTTTTGACTCAACAGTATTTTATACCAGTATCATCCAAAAATCACACCAACATTTCCTCAGCACTGCATTTTACTTTCTTGgggagaggacaggagggaggcAGTAAAAATAGGGTCCCACTGGAGTCTCTGAAGTGTATAAGCCTGGCAGTATAAGGATGGGATGAGATGGCCAGGCAGATTAGATAGAAGGTCCTCAAGATTCCTTTCTCTACTGATTTGTATACTCTAGTGAAAATGATATGACATATGTACAATTGCCTAGCACAcggtattcaataaatgtcagttgcCTTTTCTAGCAGGGTTCTCCACAGGTTAGGCTATACTTAGACATCATCACCCTTCTCCTCTCAGGGAATGGAGCTCACCTAGAAAACTAGGGAACTAAAAGGGCAGTAGTTTGGGTAATACAGTTGGCTAGCTAGCTCAGTGCAGGGCAGCACtgtctccccatcctccccattCCACTATGCCAGGATGGGGCTGAGAGCAAAGTTCCCCAAgtggcttccctgaggcctagcCAGCTTATCCTAGAAGATTCCGTGTGGAAGGCTGTGGGCTGCAACTCTCTAGTGCACAGTCCTCTCTTTTTGACGATGATAAtctggggaaaaggaggaaaagagcagGTTATCTTCAGGTTTTAGCCCCCAGTTCCCCATCGCCAACTTGTGGGGCTTCTAGTAATCAGTATTTAGAGCTCCTACCCAGGGCCCTCCCAGGTAAGTAAAAAACAGAGTGGCACTTACTGTAGGGAAAGAAGCGGACACGCATGCTGATTTCACGGGCTGTCTTCAGGATCTCAACAGCCTGGAAGAAACATAGCAGCTTGTACAAATGAAGAGATATGACTCAGCACAGAATCATAACAGCAGGAAAGTAGTTTGCCACTCCAACCTTCTAGGTCACTAAGAGCTGCTTCCCCCTGGTATACTTCCTCAGGAGAGAGTCCTATCAAGTTACAGATTAGGCTAATCTTGTCCAACTTGTCCTACCTGGGATGGCTTCCCACCTCACCACAGCCCAAGTGCTCTGCTCACCTTGCTGTGCTCAATATCTTGGAAATCCACATCATTCACAGCTAGGACTTGGTCCCCTTCCTGAAGTCCTGCTCGATGGGCATCAGAGTCGGGAATGACCTGTTGGTAAGAAGAGAATATATGTGATGGAGGTGGGACAATTTCAAAGACTGTAAGTGAAATTGAGTGCTACTCAAATGTAAGGTGCTATTGggctctttttgtgtgtgtgacaatGTAGGGAAACAGATGGCTTGCCAGGTGGGAAGTTTTAAGTGGGAAAGGGTGTCCCCATTATGCCCCCTCTATGAGTTTACCAAATAATCCTTTTCCCAAGCCTTGGGACATCAGGGTTCTGCAATCTGATAACTTAACAAAGGGAAGTAGCTATTCATATTGCCTACCAGGTGCACATACCTTGGAGATGAAGATGCCTAGCTGGGAGGCCTTTCCTCCTCGGATGTTAAACCCCAACTGTAAGACAAGAGCACAGAATGGAGACTCAATATAGACCACAAACACAAGAACACCTAGTTGTATCACTGTATGATAGCTTGGCTTGTGTCCCTCAGAGAGAAGTCAGAAGTTGTGGAAGTGGTATCTCAGCTTTTCTGCCAATAAAAGGAAGTTTCCTTACCTTCCTACCTGCCTCCCCATCCATCCTCCAACCATGGCCAACTTCTGGGCCTGGTAAGGACAAATCTAGCCTGGAATAAGATGCAATTGTTCCACAAGCTCACCTGAGCTCCAGGGGGTTTCTTCAGTGTGACAATTCGGGGCAGAAACTGGGTCAACTCATTATTGTAGTCTGGGTGGTATACCCTCTGAAAGACACAGCAAGCCCAGAAATCTTATTACCAGTCTTAGATTTTATACCCACCTTCATCTGGAACACAAATGCATCACCCTGAAGTCAGGAAAAGGTGAAGTCATGCACTTAGTTTAAGAAGAACAGGTAACACTGTCCAAATGGGTAGACAGATAGCATGGGGAAATGCTAGCAGCTCAGTGGATCCCGACTTCTTTACCTTGACAAAATGGAAACTAGGTCTCTGAATTTCCAGAATTCTCTGGTGTGAATGAACTCTAGCCGTAGGATTCCATAAGAAGCTCCCAATGGGCCCAGTTGCTGAGAATCCAACTTCTGGGTCCCCTGGCTACAATAAAGGCTAAGATTCACTCTCCAATGAACTGTCTAACCCTGCCATCCTAACTTTCATACATCATCTCATGCCCATGGGGGAAAATCCCCTACTCAAGGGTATAGATGGTTCCCACCTCATGAGGAGGAATCCATGCTGGAGGATTCTCATAGGCAGGCAGGAAAACCACTGGGTAGTCATCATAAGGAATCCGGTTGTCCATCTCCAGCAAGGACCTGGAATGGAAAGGTGAATCAAAGCTGACCAAAATGGTTTAAAAAGGACAGCAGCCAATCAAGTTTCACAAAACAACCCCAACTTATTTCAAGGCTGTCAGTCTACAGGCCCAGCCCACTTCTAGGTGATAAAGACtcggggagagaaggaagaaaaaagatggaagaaaactATTAACTTTGCTGAATATATGGATGCCAAGCAACCTGCTAGGTGCTCTACAGAGATAATCTCctttctcacaacaatcctgcaAAACAGATGTTACCGTCTTCATTTTAGAGAATAAGAAATCAGAATCGCGTCTAAAAAAATGTGTCTACTTTCGAAGTCCAAGGGAGCGCTGACTCCAACTATCCACAGGTACTCGGGACAAGGCACCGCCCCCAGATTCCCTAGATGTGATCAGTAACGGTGGCAGTCCCCAGATCGACGCTTCCCTTACCACCTCCCACTTTCCAGATCCCTGCTCCGTATCCTGCCTGATTCCAGCGCACACAACGCGATAAATgcccagcccctcaccctccGGAAGGTCGCAGCCACCTCAGGCTCCGCTCACCGCCAATCCAGCCTAGGAACCGGAAGCTTATGCCGGATGGGTCGAAAAGGGGCGGGGTCAGGGTGCGGCGCGCAGGCGCTCCTCTCGCCAACGCGCCGTCCTGCGCGCGCGGACGTGCGTGCTCCTCCCGCAGGCTGTCTGCACTCCGATTGGCTGGCGCCTCCAAGACCGATTTGAAACTTGGCGGTTAAAGCTCCTGTTGGAACAGGGCGGCAGGAGACAAGGGAAGGGACACTCAGTTTGGTGAGTTAAGGGAGCACACCTTAGCTCAGGATCTGCCTTTCCCGGTACGCTGGAGCTTTGGTTCTTTGTCGTCGTCTCCGCTGGGGGTTTTCTTTTCCACTTGAGACGCCACTTCGCTCTCTTCAGTGTGTCGGGCTGATGGGCAGTCCTGTCGTGGCCAGGTCTGCTGGAGAGGGTCTC
It encodes:
- the PDZD11 gene encoding PDZ domain-containing protein 11 isoform X1, whose product is MDNRIPYDDYPVVFLPAYENPPAWIPPHEPGDPEVGFSATGPIGSFLWNPTARVHSHQRILEIQRPSFHFVKRVYHPDYNNELTQFLPRIVTLKKPPGAQLGFNIRGGKASQLGIFISKVIPDSDAHRAGLQEGDQVLAVNDVDFQDIEHSKAVEILKTAREISMRVRFFPYNYHRQKERTVH
- the PDZD11 gene encoding PDZ domain-containing protein 11 isoform X3 is translated as MDNRIPYDDYPVVFLPAYENPPAWIPPHELGFNIRGGKASQLGIFISKVIPDSDAHRAGLQEGDQVLAVNDVDFQDIEHSKAVEILKTAREISMRVRFFPYNYHRQKERTVH
- the PDZD11 gene encoding PDZ domain-containing protein 11 isoform X2, whose product is MDNRIPYDDYPVVFLPAYENPPAWIPPHERVYHPDYNNELTQFLPRIVTLKKPPGAQLGFNIRGGKASQLGIFISKVIPDSDAHRAGLQEGDQVLAVNDVDFQDIEHSKAVEILKTAREISMRVRFFPYNYHRQKERTVH